The genomic DNA GTCACGCTGTGCTCGGCCGCCACGTCCCGGTAGAAGTCGGTGAGACTGCCCGGATCCAGCGCCAGCACCCGACACCACTTCACGCCGCGCTCGTACCGGAGCGGCGGGACGAGCAGGCAGCCGTGGGCCGCGAGCACCGTCTCGATGTTGTCGGGCTCCCGGTCCTTCAGGCAGTCGGCGGTGATGAGCAGTCGCTCGTCGCCCTCGACCAGACGCTCCCGGACGCCGACCGCTTCCTCGACGTGGGCGACGACCTCCTCGCCGCCCGCACCGCTGACGTGGAGCAGGTCGCAGTGGTCGTTGCACCAGAGTTCGACGGTGGTGTCGGTGCTGGTCGTGGCCTCGGCGTACGCGCCGGGGTGGTCGATTCCGAGCACGGCCTCGTGCATCGACCGGACGTTGCCGGCCGTGGTACTTAAATACCTCTCCGTAGGGCGGTATTCAGCTATTTGCGTCTCGCGCCCGAACGATGTGGTATGAGCGAAGGCCAACCGGAACAGCCAGGCGAAGAACGCGGCGACGCCGAGTCGGTGGACGAACAGGAGGTCGGAGCCGAATCGACGTGGGACATCGGGGAGCCCAGCGACCAGTGGAAGGAGTACCGGGGCGCGCCCACCGGTACCGACATCGAGTGCGAGGGGTGGCGACAGGAGGCCGCGCTCCGGATGCTGAACAACAACCTCGACCCGGAGGTGGCCGAGAAGCCCGAGGAGCTGGTGGTGTACGGCGGCACCGGTCGGGCCGCCCGGTCGTGGGACGCCTACGACGCCATCATGGCCGAACTGCGCGACCTGGACGACACCGAGACCCTGCTGGTCCAGTCGGGCAAACCCGTCGGGCGGTTCGAGACCCACGAGATGGCGCCGAGGGTGCTCATCGCCAACTCGAACCTCGTGGGCAAGTGGGACGACTGGGAGCACTTCCACGAGCTCGAGGCGAAGGGGCTCATCATGTACGGCCAGATGACCGCGGGGTCGTGGGCGTACATCGGCACCCAGGGCATCATCCAGGGGACCTACGAGACCCTCGCGGAGCTGGCCGAGCAGCACTACCCCGAGAACGATGGTCTCGAAGGCAAGATCGTCGTCACCGGCGGGCTCGGCGGGATGGGCGGCGCCCAGCCGCTCGCGGTCACGATGAACCACGGCGTCTGCATCGCCGCGGAGGTCGACGAGGAGCGCATCGACCGCCGCATCGAGACGGGCTACTGCCAGGAGAAGACCGACGACCTCGACGAGGCCATCGAGAAGGCCAGAGCGGCCGCCGAGGCCGGTGAAGCGTACTCCGTGGGCGTCCACGTGAACGCCGCCGACATGCTCGAAGGGATGCTGGAACGCGACTTCGTTCCCGACGTCGTCACCGACCAGACCAGCGCCCACGACGAACTCGAGGGCTACTACCCCTCGGGCTTCACGGTCGAGGAGGCCGACGAACTCCGCGACGAGGACCCCGAGACGTACGTCGAGGAGAGCCTCGACACGATGGAGCGCCACGTGCGGGGAATCCTCGACATGCAGGACGAGGGCGCAATCGCCTTCGAGTACGGCAACAACATCCGCGGGCAGGTCGAGGACCACCGCGACATGGACGAGGCCTTCGACTACCCCGGGTTCGTGCCCGCCTACATCCGGCCGCTGTTCTGCCGCGGGAAGGGCCCGTTCCGGTGGGCCGCGCTGTCGGGCGACCCCGAGGACATCCGCCGGACCGACGAGGCCGTCAAGGAGCTGTTCCCCGAGAAGGACCACCTCCACCGCTGGATCGACCTCGCACAGGAGCGGGTCGAGTTCCAGGGCCTCCCGTCGCGGGTCTGCTGGTTGGGGTACCAAGCCGCCGACGACGAAGACGGTCTCACCGAGCGCGCGCGGTTCGCGCTCCGCATCAACGAACTCGTGAGCGAGGGCGAGATTTCGGCGCCCGTCGTGGTCACCCGCGACCACCTCGACGCCGGGAGCGTCGCCAGCCCCAACCGGGAGACAGAGGCCATGCGCGACGGCTCGGACGCGGTCGCCGACTGGCCGATACTGAACGCCCTGCTCAACTGCGCGGCCGGGGCCGACATCGTGTCGGTCCACGACGGCGGCGGGGTCGGCATCGGCAACGCGCTCCACGCCAACAACCACGTCGTGCTCGACGGGTCGGACCTCGCCGCCGAGAAGGCCCGGCGGGTGTTCACCACCGACCCCGGCACGGGCGTCATCCGCCACGCCGACGCGGGCTACGACGAGGCGCTGGCCGAGGCCGACGAGTCGAACGTCGCGGTACCGATGCGGGACCGAGAATGACCGACCTCCGACGCACCTACGACTGGATGGGACCCTCAACAGACGCCAACGACGAACAGTTCGGCCACGTGGTCGAACTCGCGAGCATCGCCGACGCCGACCGCTTCGACGCCGTGCTGGTCGGCGAACCGTTCGACCGGGCGGTCATCGGTCGGAAGGGCGCCGCCGAGGGGCCGGCCGCGCTCCGCCGGCACCTCGCGGGCACCAAGACCCACCACTTCGACGCCGGCCCGGTCGGTTCCGTCGCCGACCTCGGCGACGTGACGCCGGGGGACGGCGAGGTCGAGTCGGTGGCCGACCTCCAGGCCCGCGTCCGGACCATCGCCGAGCGGGTCCACGACACCGATTCCCTCCCGGTGTTCCTCGGGGGCGACAACTCGCTGACCTACCCGAACGCCGCGCCCCTGCTCGACGAGGGAAGCCTCGGCGTCGTCAACTTCGACGCCCACCTCGACGTCCGGGAGGTCCGCGAGGGCCGCGGCCCGACCAGCGGAACGCCGTACCGCCAGCTCTACGAGGACGGACTCGACGCCTACGCCTGCGTCGGCGCGCGCCACTTCGAGACCTCCACGAGGTACGCCGAGTACGTCCGCGAGCGAGGCGACGAGGTCGTCACGGCCGAGGAGGTCGGCGACGACACCGTCGCGGCCGTGGATCGGGCGCTCGACGCGATGGGCGACGTCGACGCCGTCTACGTCAGCGTCGACCTCGACGTGCTCGACGCGCCGGCCGCGCCCGGGGTGAGCGCGCCCACGCCGGGCGGCGTCTCGACCCGGGAACTGTTCCGCGCCCTTCGACTGCTCGGCAACGAGGACCGCCTCGCCGGCTTCGAGGTCGTCGAGTGCGCGCCGCCGCTCGAGTCCGGCACCGCGAACCTGACCGCGACCGCCGGGTCGCGAGCGGTCGCCCACCTGCTCAGCGCCCGGCCCGAGGACGATTCGGGCCGGAGCGAGTCGAGCGACGGACCTAGCGACGAGGACGTCGACTTCGGCGGGACGGGAGGGCGACGATGACCCTGACCGCGGTCGTCCACGACGCCGCGGAGGTCGTCACGCTCGAATCCAGTGAGGACGACCCGGAGAGCGCGAGCGACGGCGAGGACGACGAGACCGACGGCATCGGCGAGACGCGACTCGGTATCTACGAGGACGCCGCCGTCGCCATCGAGGACGGCGAGGTCGCCCGCGTCGGTCCGACCGGCCCCGTCACCCGGGAATTCCCGCCGGAGAACGCGGCCTACACGGTCGACGCGACCGGGAAGTCGGTGATTCCCGGCTTCGTCGACCCCCACACCCACGCGCTGTTCGCGGGCGACCGGGCCGACGAGTTCGAGGCCAAGCTCCGGGGCAAGACCTACCAGGAGATCTTAGAGGAGGGCGGCGGCATCCTCCGGACGGTCCGGGCCGTCCGCGAGGCGAGCGACGAGGAACTGCTCGACAACCTGCTGGGCCACCTCGACGCGATGCTGGCCCACGGGACGACCACCGTCGAGGTCAAGTCGGGGTACGGCCTCGACACCGAGACCGAACTCCGGGTGCTCGACGTCATCGACCGGGCCGACGACGCCCACCCGGTCGACGTGGTCCCGACGTTCATGGGTGCCCACGCGGTGCCCGAGGACCGCGACGCCGACGACTACGTCGACGAGGTCATCGACGACCAGCTCCCCGAGGTCGAATCGCAGGGCATCGCCGAGTTCTGCGACGTGTTCTGCGAGGAGGGCGTCTTCGACGTCGAGCAGTCCCGCCGGGTGCTCGAGGCCGGTAAGGACGCGGGCCTGACCCCGAAGGTCCACGCCGAGGAGCTGGCGCACATCGGCGGAACCCAGTTGGCGGCCGAAGTCGGGGCCGCGAGCGCCGACCACCTGCTCCACTCGACCGAGGAGGACATCGCGGCGCTCGTCGAGAGCGACGTGGTCCCGGTGCTGCTCCCCGGCACCGCCTTCGGCCTGGGCGCCGGCTACGCCGACGCCCGCGCCTTCGTCGAGGCGGGCGCCGACGTGGCGATAGCGACCGACTTCAACCCCAACTGCTACAGCCAGAGCATGGGCTTCGCGGCCTCGCTCTCCTGCGTCGAGATGGGGATGACGCCCGCCGAGGCGCTCGTGGCCGCCACGACGAACGCCGCGGCCGCGCTCGACCTGCCCGAGACGGTCGGCACCCTCCGGCAGGGCGCGCCCGGCGACCTGGCGGTGCTCGACGCGCCGAGCCACGTCCACGTCCCGTACAACTTCGGCGTGAACGCGGTCGGAACGGTGCTGAAGGGCGGCGAGGTGGTCCACGGTGGCTGACGGCACGGTCGCCCGCGCCCGACGGGGTGATTCACCGTGACTGAGACCGGGTCGGCCGGCGACTCCGAACCGGTACGGGCCGACGGCGAGAGCCTGACCCCGGAGGACGTCGCCCGGGTCGCCCGCGAGGACGCCAGGGTGGCCGTGCCCGAGACGGCCCGCGAGCGGGTCCGGACCGCCCGCGAGCGCGTCGAGGAGGTGGTCGAGTCCGGCGAGGTCGTCTACGGGCTCAACACCGGCTTCGGCGAGCTCGTCGACGAGCGCATCCCCCAGGAGGACATCGAGCAGCTCCAGCTCAACCTGGTCCGGAGCCACGCCGCCGGCGCGGGCCGGGAGCTCCGCCGCGAGGAGGTCCGGGCGATGCTCCTGGGTCGCGTCAACGCGCTCGTCAAGGGCCACTCGGGCGTCCGGGAGGTCGTCGTCGACCACCTCGTCGCGATGCTGGACGAGGGCGTCCACCCGGTCGTGAAGTCCCGGGGCTCGCTCGGCGCGAGCGGCGACCTCGCGCCGCTGGCCCACCTCGCGCTCGTGCTGGTCGGCGAGGGTCGGGCCGACGTCGAGGTCGAAGATAGCGACGACGGTGACGCGGGCACCGAGCGCCTGCCAGGCGACGAGGCGCTCGCGGCCGCGGGCCTCGACCCCCTGACGCTCCGGGCCAAGGAGGGGCTCGCGCTCATCAACGGTACCCAGCTCTCGGCCGGCCTGGCGGCGCTCGCGGTCGTCGACGCCGAACGCGCGGTCCGGGCGGCCGACGTGGCCGGCTCGCTCACGACCGAGGTGACGATGGGCACCACCGCCTCCGCGGACGACTCCATCGCCCGGGTCCGGCCCCACGACGGCCACGCCGCGAGCGCCCGCAACGTCAAGCGACTGACCGCAGACTCCGAGATCGTCGAGTCCCACCGCAACTGCGACCGGGTACAGGACGCCTACTCCATCCGCTGTCTCCCGCAGGTCCACGGCGCGGTCCGGGACGCGGTCGACCACCTCAGGGACGCGGTGGAGGTGGAACTCAACAGCGCGACGGACAACCCGCTCATCTTCGACCCCGACGACACCGACGGCCGGGCCTCGGGCACCGAGAACGCGGCGGTGCTCTCGGGCGGGAACTTCCACGGCGACCCGCTCGCGCTCCCGCTGGACTACCTCACCAACGCGGTCACCGAACTCGCGGCCGTCTGCGAGCGTCGGGTCGACCGGATGGTCAACCCCAACGTCCAGGAGCCCCACCTGCCGCCGTTCCTGACCGAGGGCAGCGGCCTGCGCTCGGGCTACATGATCGCCCAGTACACCGCGGCCGCGCT from Halorussus rarus includes the following:
- a CDS encoding helix-turn-helix domain-containing protein; the encoded protein is MHEAVLGIDHPGAYAEATTSTDTTVELWCNDHCDLLHVSGAGGEEVVAHVEEAVGVRERLVEGDERLLITADCLKDREPDNIETVLAAHGCLLVPPLRYERGVKWCRVLALDPGSLTDFYRDVAAEHSVTVESKREVESVAADRPLLTLDSALPDLSPRQREALATATDLGYYRIPRDVTTADVAAELGIERRTLEEHLRRAENKLVRALIDHL
- the hutU gene encoding urocanate hydratase; translation: MSEGQPEQPGEERGDAESVDEQEVGAESTWDIGEPSDQWKEYRGAPTGTDIECEGWRQEAALRMLNNNLDPEVAEKPEELVVYGGTGRAARSWDAYDAIMAELRDLDDTETLLVQSGKPVGRFETHEMAPRVLIANSNLVGKWDDWEHFHELEAKGLIMYGQMTAGSWAYIGTQGIIQGTYETLAELAEQHYPENDGLEGKIVVTGGLGGMGGAQPLAVTMNHGVCIAAEVDEERIDRRIETGYCQEKTDDLDEAIEKARAAAEAGEAYSVGVHVNAADMLEGMLERDFVPDVVTDQTSAHDELEGYYPSGFTVEEADELRDEDPETYVEESLDTMERHVRGILDMQDEGAIAFEYGNNIRGQVEDHRDMDEAFDYPGFVPAYIRPLFCRGKGPFRWAALSGDPEDIRRTDEAVKELFPEKDHLHRWIDLAQERVEFQGLPSRVCWLGYQAADDEDGLTERARFALRINELVSEGEISAPVVVTRDHLDAGSVASPNRETEAMRDGSDAVADWPILNALLNCAAGADIVSVHDGGGVGIGNALHANNHVVLDGSDLAAEKARRVFTTDPGTGVIRHADAGYDEALAEADESNVAVPMRDRE
- the hutG gene encoding formimidoylglutamase, with translation MTDLRRTYDWMGPSTDANDEQFGHVVELASIADADRFDAVLVGEPFDRAVIGRKGAAEGPAALRRHLAGTKTHHFDAGPVGSVADLGDVTPGDGEVESVADLQARVRTIAERVHDTDSLPVFLGGDNSLTYPNAAPLLDEGSLGVVNFDAHLDVREVREGRGPTSGTPYRQLYEDGLDAYACVGARHFETSTRYAEYVRERGDEVVTAEEVGDDTVAAVDRALDAMGDVDAVYVSVDLDVLDAPAAPGVSAPTPGGVSTRELFRALRLLGNEDRLAGFEVVECAPPLESGTANLTATAGSRAVAHLLSARPEDDSGRSESSDGPSDEDVDFGGTGGRR
- the hutI gene encoding imidazolonepropionase codes for the protein MTLTAVVHDAAEVVTLESSEDDPESASDGEDDETDGIGETRLGIYEDAAVAIEDGEVARVGPTGPVTREFPPENAAYTVDATGKSVIPGFVDPHTHALFAGDRADEFEAKLRGKTYQEILEEGGGILRTVRAVREASDEELLDNLLGHLDAMLAHGTTTVEVKSGYGLDTETELRVLDVIDRADDAHPVDVVPTFMGAHAVPEDRDADDYVDEVIDDQLPEVESQGIAEFCDVFCEEGVFDVEQSRRVLEAGKDAGLTPKVHAEELAHIGGTQLAAEVGAASADHLLHSTEEDIAALVESDVVPVLLPGTAFGLGAGYADARAFVEAGADVAIATDFNPNCYSQSMGFAASLSCVEMGMTPAEALVAATTNAAAALDLPETVGTLRQGAPGDLAVLDAPSHVHVPYNFGVNAVGTVLKGGEVVHGG
- the hutH gene encoding histidine ammonia-lyase, coding for MTETGSAGDSEPVRADGESLTPEDVARVAREDARVAVPETARERVRTARERVEEVVESGEVVYGLNTGFGELVDERIPQEDIEQLQLNLVRSHAAGAGRELRREEVRAMLLGRVNALVKGHSGVREVVVDHLVAMLDEGVHPVVKSRGSLGASGDLAPLAHLALVLVGEGRADVEVEDSDDGDAGTERLPGDEALAAAGLDPLTLRAKEGLALINGTQLSAGLAALAVVDAERAVRAADVAGSLTTEVTMGTTASADDSIARVRPHDGHAASARNVKRLTADSEIVESHRNCDRVQDAYSIRCLPQVHGAVRDAVDHLRDAVEVELNSATDNPLIFDPDDTDGRASGTENAAVLSGGNFHGDPLALPLDYLTNAVTELAAVCERRVDRMVNPNVQEPHLPPFLTEGSGLRSGYMIAQYTAAALLNENRATGRPSMDNTPVSGNQEDHVSMSAQSAFDARAAVENATTVVGIELLCAAQAAEFIEEGLAHGVGTGAAYEAVREAVPPLVEDRPIYEDVERADALVASGLLEERVEAALGESLD